A single Fodinibius saliphilus DNA region contains:
- the lexA gene encoding transcriptional repressor LexA encodes MKTLTEKQRQLWEFIIDHYEEYSQFPSYSDMQEAFGYSSSNSIYQHLNALEKKNYLTKYGRGNYGIHPTKRSELKGFFPGIPIKGRIAAGGMHEAISENLGHLPVEVHPANKSDHYFALIVDGESMIDADIRDGDYIIIDPREPRDGEIGAILYNGETTLKTIRKKKDGVMLQPENPSYKPIHITPDKWEEITVFGTFIGKAWKKNGNWGLIFRSG; translated from the coding sequence ATGAAAACACTTACCGAAAAACAGAGACAACTCTGGGAATTCATTATTGACCACTATGAGGAGTACAGCCAGTTCCCCTCCTACTCTGATATGCAGGAAGCATTTGGCTATAGCTCATCAAACAGTATCTACCAACACTTAAATGCCCTTGAAAAGAAAAATTACCTTACAAAGTATGGACGCGGAAATTACGGTATTCATCCCACCAAACGATCTGAGCTGAAGGGCTTCTTCCCCGGCATACCTATCAAAGGACGTATTGCCGCGGGTGGCATGCACGAAGCAATCAGTGAAAACCTTGGACATCTGCCCGTAGAAGTACATCCTGCCAACAAATCCGACCATTATTTTGCCCTCATCGTTGACGGTGAGAGTATGATCGATGCCGACATCAGAGACGGCGATTACATCATCATCGACCCGCGCGAGCCGCGAGACGGGGAGATCGGTGCTATCCTGTATAATGGGGAGACTACCCTAAAGACCATAAGAAAGAAGAAAGATGGTGTGATGCTGCAGCCTGAAAATCCCTCCTACAAACCTATCCATATAACACCCGATAAGTGGGAAGAGATTACGGTCTTCGGCACGTTTATCGGTAAGGCGTGGAAAAAGAACGGCAACTGGGGACTGATCTTTCGCTCTGGATAA
- the mce gene encoding methylmalonyl-CoA epimerase: MHIDHIGIAVEDLESAVKTYEKLLDGKCYKREVVEDQNVETAFFKTGQSKVELLGATTADSVIAKYIAQKGQGMHHVAFEVEDIYAELDRLREEGFTVLGEKPSRGADNKLVAFVHPKDNCGVLVELCQEQEG, translated from the coding sequence ATGCATATTGATCATATTGGAATAGCTGTTGAAGACCTGGAGTCTGCGGTAAAAACCTACGAAAAGCTGTTGGACGGTAAATGCTATAAAAGGGAAGTGGTCGAAGACCAAAACGTAGAAACAGCTTTCTTCAAGACTGGGCAGTCGAAAGTTGAACTGCTCGGTGCGACTACTGCTGATTCTGTGATTGCTAAGTATATCGCCCAAAAAGGGCAGGGAATGCATCACGTAGCTTTTGAGGTAGAAGATATCTATGCTGAGCTTGATCGCCTGCGAGAAGAAGGATTTACAGTCCTCGGTGAGAAGCCCAGTCGTGGCGCCGATAATAAGCTGGTTGCCTTTGTTCATCCCAAAGACAATTGCGGCGTATTGGTAGAACTATGTCAAGAGCAGGAAGGTTAG
- a CDS encoding ABC transporter substrate-binding protein: MRKIYQLFIIVFILSVNSCVPDGSPDDQELKDVTVGITSSFIGEAAIFVAKEKGLFKENGLNVSLKHNQSGTASIHDLFDKVVDIAHVAETPVVYSLVDSSYYPKGTPPELQIITNLLITDEVQKIVARKDHGITGPKDVIGKKVALAKGTQLEYYLDSFLLEHQVLKDSLTIVDLSPLSQVEALREGRVDVSVNWEPYATFSEQQLGPKSILLKTKLHYSTLWLVSTLSSFAKSNPEILTAYLKTLYQANNYIEKNGLEARKILSANIEVPVSAIDSVWQKIDYKLSMSERMIQLFEDQERWLIRKGKADTTNLNYINLINTTPLNEVDPEGITLIK, translated from the coding sequence ATGAGAAAAATATACCAGCTGTTTATTATTGTATTTATTCTATCGGTAAATAGCTGTGTTCCAGATGGTTCGCCTGATGATCAAGAGTTAAAGGATGTTACAGTTGGTATTACTTCTTCATTTATAGGAGAAGCTGCAATTTTTGTAGCAAAAGAAAAGGGTTTATTTAAAGAAAATGGATTAAATGTATCCTTAAAACATAACCAGTCCGGTACTGCTTCTATTCATGATCTTTTCGATAAGGTAGTAGATATTGCCCATGTAGCCGAAACTCCTGTTGTCTATTCACTGGTTGACTCTTCTTACTACCCAAAAGGTACGCCGCCGGAATTACAGATAATAACGAACCTGCTTATTACTGATGAAGTCCAAAAAATAGTTGCACGAAAAGATCATGGTATTACAGGTCCCAAGGATGTTATTGGTAAGAAGGTTGCATTGGCAAAAGGGACCCAGTTGGAGTATTATCTCGACTCATTTCTCTTGGAACATCAAGTACTTAAAGACAGTTTGACTATTGTCGATCTAAGCCCTCTCTCTCAGGTAGAAGCCCTTAGAGAAGGCAGAGTAGATGTCTCAGTAAATTGGGAGCCCTATGCAACATTTTCAGAACAACAGTTGGGGCCGAAAAGTATATTATTAAAAACAAAACTTCACTACTCCACACTTTGGTTAGTTTCAACACTCAGCTCATTTGCTAAATCCAATCCTGAAATATTAACAGCTTATTTAAAAACGTTATATCAGGCCAACAACTATATTGAAAAAAATGGATTAGAGGCCCGAAAAATATTATCTGCTAATATAGAAGTGCCGGTGAGCGCGATCGACTCTGTTTGGCAGAAAATTGATTATAAACTGTCAATGAGTGAACGTATGATTCAGTTGTTTGAAGATCAGGAGCGATGGTTAATAAGAAAAGGAAAAGCAGATACTACGAATCTGAATTATATAAATCTAATAAACACAACGCCGCTAAATGAAGTAGATCCTGAAGGTATTACCCTTATAAAATGA
- the yihA gene encoding ribosome biogenesis GTP-binding protein YihA/YsxC produces MGFKKAEFVTSAPSLDVCPKPYFPEICFAGRSNVGKSSLINALVNHKGLARTSNRPGKTQEMNYYQVDDKMYLVDLPGFGYAKVSKKERERWGRDIRDYLLERSTLRLVIHLVDIRHKPTDLDEEFFYWLGINRLPFTVVLTKGDKLSHNKRQQSKARVKRILDEMNIEVPIIISSSEDNIGVGEIKELIYEFAQFDD; encoded by the coding sequence ATGGGTTTTAAAAAAGCAGAATTCGTTACCAGTGCCCCGTCGCTTGATGTTTGTCCCAAACCATATTTCCCAGAAATATGCTTTGCAGGAAGATCGAATGTGGGTAAGTCTTCTTTGATTAATGCGCTCGTCAACCATAAGGGATTGGCACGTACCAGTAACAGACCAGGCAAAACACAGGAGATGAATTATTACCAGGTAGATGATAAAATGTATCTGGTTGACCTCCCCGGTTTCGGATATGCCAAAGTATCCAAAAAAGAGCGGGAGCGGTGGGGGCGTGATATTCGAGATTACTTGTTAGAGCGGTCGACATTACGACTTGTAATTCATTTGGTGGATATTCGTCATAAACCTACTGATCTGGATGAAGAGTTTTTCTACTGGCTGGGGATTAATCGCCTGCCATTTACAGTAGTATTAACAAAGGGGGATAAACTATCCCATAACAAACGCCAGCAATCTAAGGCACGAGTCAAGCGAATCTTAGATGAAATGAATATTGAAGTTCCTATTATTATTAGTTCTTCTGAGGATAATATTGGGGTCGGAGAGATAAAAGAATTAATTTACGAATTTGCCCAATTTGACGATTAA
- a CDS encoding tetratricopeptide repeat protein gives MYNRSHCIISAFPCPLVSPIFLCAILLTSFVSELTAQNLFQQGKEFYDQRAEGAEGFRADPQPINKSIDALQQAIQKNIELKKSASFLLRAYYFKAMFTDLSEDKQKDIYDKGRELGEKMNQQFPKSAPIKFWYGANLGRWADVHGFIKASTSGIAKKLRRLSKEIIELDPRYEAGGGYRILAQVHFYTPKIPLLIGWPSDEKAKELVEKAMEINPDHPTNRMLYAQVLLEFNQDSKAKNHLKYILNKKIRPDHIIEDRYLKYRSRKLLKENS, from the coding sequence ATGTATAATAGATCCCATTGTATAATCTCCGCATTTCCTTGCCCCCTTGTTTCACCAATATTTCTGTGTGCCATTCTTTTAACATCATTCGTTAGCGAGCTAACGGCTCAAAACTTATTTCAGCAAGGAAAAGAATTTTATGATCAACGCGCTGAAGGGGCAGAAGGGTTCCGGGCAGATCCTCAACCCATAAACAAATCTATTGATGCCCTACAGCAGGCAATCCAAAAAAATATTGAACTAAAGAAATCAGCCTCATTCCTTCTGCGAGCCTATTATTTTAAAGCGATGTTTACAGACCTTTCTGAGGATAAACAAAAAGATATTTACGACAAGGGGCGTGAGTTGGGAGAAAAAATGAACCAACAGTTTCCAAAATCAGCCCCCATTAAATTTTGGTATGGAGCCAATCTTGGGCGTTGGGCCGATGTTCATGGATTTATTAAAGCCTCCACCAGTGGTATAGCTAAAAAACTGCGACGCCTGTCTAAAGAAATTATTGAACTTGATCCCAGATATGAAGCAGGCGGAGGGTATCGTATCTTGGCACAGGTCCATTTTTACACTCCTAAAATCCCGCTATTGATAGGTTGGCCTTCTGACGAAAAAGCTAAGGAACTTGTTGAAAAAGCGATGGAGATAAACCCTGACCACCCTACCAACCGGATGCTCTATGCGCAGGTACTATTAGAGTTTAATCAGGACAGTAAAGCTAAAAACCATCTGAAATATATTCTCAACAAAAAAATACGTCCTGACCACATCATTGAAGACCGATACCTAAAATATCGAAGTCGAAAGCTTTTAAAAGAAAACTCCTGA
- a CDS encoding cupin domain-containing protein translates to MESKVVKCSDYEWDSVSHKEYKDDQSCYKGVQRYSLLGTRNDEQALNFETRYFEVETGGYTSFEYHRHPHSVVVIRGMGTVILDNEVCELSLHDVVYIAPNTLHQFHADHGESLGFICTVDRYRDRPTLPDKDKIDDIVESEKVRKKIKI, encoded by the coding sequence ATGGAGTCTAAAGTAGTTAAATGTTCGGATTATGAGTGGGATTCAGTGTCTCACAAGGAGTACAAGGATGATCAGAGTTGCTATAAGGGAGTACAACGTTACTCCTTACTGGGAACAAGAAATGATGAACAAGCATTGAACTTTGAAACTCGGTATTTTGAAGTAGAAACGGGAGGCTATACTTCTTTTGAATATCATCGTCACCCACACTCTGTTGTGGTTATTCGTGGGATGGGAACCGTTATATTGGATAATGAAGTTTGTGAGTTATCGCTGCATGATGTTGTTTATATTGCACCGAATACCCTGCATCAATTTCATGCCGATCATGGAGAATCATTAGGATTTATCTGTACTGTTGATCGCTATCGAGATCGTCCAACTTTACCGGATAAAGATAAAATTGATGATATTGTTGAATCAGAAAAAGTCCGCAAAAAAATTAAAATTTGA
- a CDS encoding zinc ribbon domain-containing protein, with the protein MSQKECPACAVQIDNNAEICPICGYEFPTQPLYLKVAVWVMIFLLIIWLVL; encoded by the coding sequence ATGTCGCAAAAAGAATGCCCTGCATGTGCTGTACAGATTGATAATAATGCAGAAATCTGTCCCATTTGTGGATATGAGTTCCCTACCCAGCCCTTATACCTGAAGGTTGCCGTTTGGGTAATGATTTTCTTACTAATCATATGGCTTGTCCTCTAG
- the serA gene encoding phosphoglycerate dehydrogenase has product MSFKVLLLDNVNERCEEVFEKRGIEVVRNHDLSGQALYDEIKSYHGIVVRSSTKVTPEVLKAGENLKVVGRAGVGVDNIDIEAATKQGILVMNTPNGNTISTAEHTCGMILAITHNIPQAVEKVKSGGWDRKKYMGNEVYNKTLGVVGLGKIGSEVTQRMQHFNMKVKAYDPFASVEKAERLDVELVELDELLGTSDFLTVHTPLTEKTKGLVSMENADKLKKGIFLINCARGGIYKEEDLPALIDEGYVGGVALDVYSSEPPSDELYEILQHPKIISTPHLGASTDEAQEKVAEQIAEQMADAFEEKRFEGSLNGKSIALTTNKEVQPYLDLAQKLGSIAIQLAPEHANEFSFEYSGTCAKFSDVLTDSILKGILSHHVSEAVNLINARHYAEERGLNIRETTDSQSETFNDLITIQLKEDGEYQKISATVFGENDYRIVEIDGFGIELALEGDILMYKNVDKPGMLAKVSYALAKQEINIASLSLGRTLKGENAITAVSVDKKMTEEELQPLYDLEDIRALQYISLPSNHDNN; this is encoded by the coding sequence ATGTCCTTTAAAGTTTTATTGCTCGATAACGTAAACGAACGTTGTGAAGAAGTATTTGAGAAGCGTGGAATTGAAGTTGTCAGAAATCACGATCTGAGTGGCCAAGCCCTATATGATGAGATTAAATCGTATCATGGTATTGTCGTACGCAGCTCTACCAAGGTAACACCAGAGGTGTTAAAAGCAGGTGAAAATCTTAAAGTCGTCGGTCGTGCCGGAGTAGGAGTTGACAATATTGATATAGAGGCTGCTACGAAACAAGGGATATTGGTAATGAATACGCCCAACGGTAATACTATTTCTACCGCTGAACATACTTGTGGTATGATTCTGGCGATCACACATAATATCCCTCAGGCTGTTGAAAAAGTAAAAAGCGGTGGTTGGGACCGTAAAAAATACATGGGGAATGAGGTTTATAACAAAACTTTAGGTGTCGTTGGATTGGGTAAAATAGGGAGTGAAGTTACCCAACGTATGCAACATTTTAATATGAAGGTAAAAGCTTATGATCCTTTTGCTTCTGTAGAGAAAGCCGAGCGATTGGACGTAGAACTTGTTGAGCTTGACGAGTTATTAGGTACTTCCGACTTTCTTACCGTTCATACCCCTCTCACAGAAAAAACGAAGGGGCTTGTTTCTATGGAAAATGCAGATAAGCTCAAGAAGGGCATCTTCTTAATTAACTGCGCACGGGGGGGCATTTACAAAGAGGAAGATCTGCCTGCACTGATTGATGAGGGCTATGTTGGCGGCGTTGCTCTAGATGTATACTCCAGTGAGCCTCCTTCTGATGAGTTGTATGAAATACTTCAACATCCCAAAATTATTTCGACTCCTCACTTGGGAGCTTCTACTGATGAGGCACAGGAGAAAGTAGCTGAGCAGATTGCCGAACAGATGGCTGATGCCTTTGAAGAGAAAAGGTTTGAAGGTAGTCTAAATGGTAAGTCTATAGCTCTTACAACCAACAAGGAGGTACAGCCTTATCTCGACCTGGCACAAAAGCTAGGTAGTATCGCTATTCAGCTGGCACCTGAACATGCCAACGAGTTTTCATTTGAGTACAGCGGAACTTGTGCTAAGTTTTCGGATGTACTTACGGATTCTATTCTTAAGGGCATTCTTTCTCACCATGTGAGTGAGGCGGTAAATCTAATTAATGCTCGTCATTATGCCGAGGAACGGGGTTTAAATATTCGTGAAACAACCGATTCTCAATCCGAGACTTTTAATGATTTGATTACGATTCAACTGAAAGAGGACGGGGAGTATCAAAAGATCTCTGCTACGGTCTTCGGTGAGAATGACTATCGTATTGTTGAGATTGATGGTTTCGGTATCGAATTGGCTCTTGAAGGAGATATTCTCATGTACAAGAATGTTGATAAGCCGGGAATGCTTGCAAAGGTAAGTTATGCGCTGGCTAAGCAGGAAATTAATATTGCATCGTTAAGCTTGGGCCGTACTCTTAAGGGTGAAAATGCAATTACAGCGGTTTCTGTGGATAAAAAAATGACGGAAGAAGAGTTACAACCGTTATATGATTTGGAAGATATACGAGCGTTGCAATATATAAGTTTGCCTTCAAACCACGATAACAATTAG
- a CDS encoding sensor histidine kinase has translation MKLINRLNIIAACSVGVLVLTFGLLWYSKAQLSNQLESLNRLNEFENTASNVQTVVGGYLADGKVRHLNAWGRLYHELQVDIDSTDDLPRRKAMKNYMESIKDAFELIREIKENPQHYEEERKEQLLERAEARIRADIQMFKSIAYTVTNNLQADIQSQQKYQLVLLQFLMIPAVFIISFLIFRFRRRLNYSLDTLLNGTKQIASGDLDVAIELEGEGEHTKLAKEFNRMTRKLQKKIEELEESRKKIDQNRKRWEKLVEQDPNLVMIHIDGIVKFINPAGVNLIGAVSAEEVEGLNIYDLIEESQLEKALVRVSQVQESKEKVSPTTYKVTSLKGKERYVQLESMPIKYDDRDATQTVGLDITERVRYEKEMKKSLEEKTVLLKEIHHRVKNNLAVISGLMELQSMQADDTHFASKLRASQLRIQSIASIHELLYQSDNFSDLEFHTQIKKLVNTVKETLVSDVSIEINYDLDHVVINVNKAIPAALIVNELVSNALEHAFSGTEYGKIDITLREREKQIVLEVTDSGQGISNDLDLEKPDTLGLKLINILTKQLGGDIEYHSSIEGTTFVLAFKNVATKGIGSHHLN, from the coding sequence ATGAAGTTAATAAACCGTTTAAATATTATTGCTGCTTGTTCTGTCGGTGTACTTGTACTGACATTTGGGCTATTGTGGTATTCAAAAGCGCAACTAAGTAACCAACTAGAAAGTTTAAATAGGCTTAACGAATTTGAGAATACCGCATCCAATGTTCAAACAGTTGTTGGAGGATACTTGGCAGATGGGAAAGTGCGCCATCTAAATGCTTGGGGTAGACTATATCATGAACTCCAAGTCGATATTGACTCAACAGATGACCTGCCGCGAAGAAAAGCGATGAAAAACTACATGGAGTCTATTAAAGATGCCTTTGAATTGATTCGGGAAATTAAAGAGAATCCCCAACACTATGAAGAAGAACGGAAAGAGCAACTATTGGAACGGGCAGAGGCAAGGATACGAGCTGATATTCAGATGTTTAAATCCATTGCGTACACCGTTACCAATAATTTACAGGCTGATATCCAATCTCAGCAAAAGTACCAGCTTGTATTATTACAATTTCTTATGATACCGGCTGTTTTTATTATTTCCTTTCTCATTTTTCGTTTTCGCAGGCGTCTAAATTATTCTCTTGACACCCTATTAAATGGAACAAAACAAATTGCTTCAGGCGATCTGGATGTCGCAATCGAGCTGGAAGGAGAAGGTGAACACACAAAGTTAGCGAAAGAGTTTAACAGGATGACCAGGAAATTGCAGAAAAAGATTGAGGAGTTAGAAGAGAGCCGAAAAAAGATTGATCAAAACAGGAAGCGATGGGAAAAGCTTGTGGAACAAGATCCAAACCTGGTCATGATTCATATTGATGGAATCGTGAAGTTCATAAACCCTGCCGGGGTAAACCTAATTGGTGCAGTGTCTGCAGAAGAAGTGGAGGGTTTAAATATTTATGATCTTATCGAAGAGTCCCAGCTTGAAAAAGCACTTGTACGGGTATCACAGGTACAAGAGTCCAAAGAAAAAGTATCACCAACGACCTATAAGGTTACTTCTCTAAAAGGGAAAGAACGCTATGTTCAGTTAGAATCAATGCCCATTAAATATGATGACAGGGATGCTACACAAACGGTAGGACTCGATATTACTGAACGAGTACGCTACGAAAAAGAGATGAAAAAATCGCTTGAGGAAAAAACGGTATTGCTAAAAGAAATTCACCACCGGGTTAAAAACAACCTGGCCGTAATATCAGGACTGATGGAATTACAATCTATGCAAGCAGATGATACCCATTTTGCCAGCAAGTTACGGGCAAGTCAGCTACGAATTCAATCTATCGCATCCATTCATGAATTATTGTATCAAAGTGATAATTTTTCAGATTTAGAGTTCCATACACAGATAAAAAAATTAGTAAATACCGTAAAGGAAACATTAGTATCTGATGTATCAATTGAAATTAATTATGACCTGGATCATGTAGTTATTAATGTGAATAAGGCAATACCAGCAGCACTTATCGTAAATGAATTGGTTTCAAACGCTTTAGAACACGCATTCTCAGGCACAGAGTATGGAAAAATTGATATAACGCTCCGCGAAAGAGAAAAGCAAATAGTCCTTGAGGTGACTGATAGTGGGCAAGGAATCTCCAACGACCTTGATTTAGAGAAACCTGATACCTTAGGGTTAAAATTGATAAATATCCTTACCAAGCAGCTAGGTGGAGATATTGAATATCACTCCAGCATTGAAGGCACTACATTTGTGCTTGCTTTTAAAAATGTTGCTACGAAGGGTATTGGGAGCCACCATTTAAACTAA
- the purF gene encoding amidophosphoribosyltransferase, whose protein sequence is MLDKPRDYCGIFGMQNHPDAALLTYYGLHALQHRGQESAGIVTSHFDEEKDRWVMPAHRDFGLVLNVFDDQEIFEDELKGRAAIGHNRYSTTGASKNPANIQPFRVHYRKGNIAIGHNGNLANAKQLRDRFREEGVLFQSTSDTELILHLISHSQKDTQLEQVLEALEQVEGAYSLVMLTDEKLIAVRDPNGFRPLALGKVDDSYCVASETCAFDIIDAEYIRDIEPGEVLVMDLDADIDSEPESYHLDAEYGTDTSQCIFEYVYFSRPDSKIFGENVDKVRRNLGKYLAKEHPIDEIIQKDTKHKPIVISVPDSSNTAALGYVHENQKLGFECKFEIGLIRNHYVGRTFISPGQKSRDQKVRTKFNTVKGVIENRSVIIVDDSIVRGTTSRYLVNMIRQANPAEVHFLVSSPPIISPCYYGMDFPTPKELMANRFDRDIDAMAKEIGVDSLRYLSPDGLVDSVKEANVSPKGYCTACFTEDYPVPVNFGIEKEDNEIV, encoded by the coding sequence ATGCTCGACAAGCCACGCGACTATTGCGGTATTTTTGGAATGCAAAATCATCCGGATGCTGCACTTCTTACCTATTACGGATTGCATGCTCTACAGCATCGCGGACAGGAATCAGCGGGAATTGTAACTTCCCATTTTGATGAGGAAAAAGATCGGTGGGTAATGCCTGCTCACCGTGATTTCGGTCTTGTTCTCAATGTTTTTGATGATCAGGAAATTTTTGAAGATGAGCTAAAAGGAAGGGCTGCTATTGGGCATAATCGTTATTCTACGACAGGTGCCTCGAAGAACCCCGCCAATATCCAACCCTTTCGAGTGCATTACCGAAAGGGAAATATTGCTATTGGGCACAACGGGAACCTGGCGAATGCCAAACAGCTTCGTGATCGATTTCGGGAAGAAGGGGTATTGTTTCAAAGTACTTCTGATACCGAATTGATATTACACCTCATATCGCACAGCCAAAAGGATACACAGCTGGAACAGGTACTGGAAGCACTGGAACAGGTTGAGGGTGCTTACAGCTTAGTAATGCTTACAGATGAAAAGCTTATTGCTGTTCGTGATCCTAATGGTTTTCGTCCACTCGCTCTTGGAAAGGTAGACGACTCATATTGTGTGGCAAGTGAAACCTGTGCCTTTGATATCATTGATGCTGAGTATATACGAGATATTGAACCCGGTGAAGTGTTGGTTATGGATCTGGATGCTGATATCGATTCTGAACCTGAATCCTATCATCTGGATGCAGAATACGGTACAGATACCAGCCAATGTATCTTCGAATATGTTTACTTTTCACGCCCTGATAGTAAAATATTTGGGGAAAATGTAGATAAGGTTCGAAGAAATTTAGGCAAGTACTTGGCCAAGGAACATCCTATTGATGAGATTATTCAAAAAGATACCAAACACAAACCTATCGTTATTTCAGTACCCGACTCCAGTAACACTGCGGCATTGGGGTATGTGCATGAAAACCAGAAACTGGGTTTTGAATGTAAGTTTGAAATCGGGTTGATCCGAAACCATTATGTAGGTCGTACGTTTATTTCGCCCGGGCAGAAATCTCGGGACCAGAAAGTGCGAACAAAATTTAATACGGTCAAAGGAGTAATAGAAAATCGCTCGGTTATTATTGTTGATGATTCTATTGTAAGGGGAACAACCTCTCGATACCTGGTGAATATGATTCGTCAGGCCAATCCTGCCGAAGTACATTTCTTAGTGAGTTCTCCACCAATCATCAGCCCATGTTATTATGGCATGGACTTCCCAACACCAAAAGAGCTGATGGCGAATCGTTTTGATCGTGATATTGATGCTATGGCAAAAGAGATTGGGGTTGATAGTTTACGTTATCTCTCCCCTGATGGATTGGTAGATTCTGTAAAAGAAGCAAATGTATCTCCTAAAGGATATTGCACCGCCTGCTTTACAGAGGATTATCCGGTACCCGTTAATTTTGGTATCGAGAAAGAAGATAATGAGATAGTGTAA
- a CDS encoding RuBisCO large subunit C-terminal-like domain-containing protein — MNTFEITYLVTLLEGEDINEKVESICLEQSVELPRALLDGHAKEEIVGETVYKEKRREGEYEVVIAWPIANLGGEVTQFINVLYGNISLKPGIRITGTDWTELSDLLNGPAVGMKEVRSRYQLSDRPLSATALKPVGSTSAELADYCYQFACGGIDIIKDDHGLANQVNAPFLERLNACVKAVDKAAEKTGDRSYYYPNITATPERTVERYRKAAEAGADGVLLCPHISGLPTMHLLAQMEINLPIIAHPAFSGQLTTHKTKGFTPSYLYGQLWRAFGADYVIYPNKGGRFTLDTDECQSINRAARTVDLPFKTSFPMPGGGIKLSNVDHWIAEYGLDTTFLIGSSLYEHPEGIKQAVQKLRAKLMTS; from the coding sequence ATGAATACCTTCGAAATTACATATCTGGTAACCTTGTTAGAAGGTGAAGATATTAATGAGAAGGTTGAATCTATTTGCCTGGAACAATCGGTTGAGTTGCCCAGAGCTTTGTTAGATGGTCATGCTAAAGAAGAAATAGTCGGAGAAACTGTTTACAAAGAGAAGAGGAGAGAAGGTGAATATGAGGTTGTAATTGCTTGGCCGATTGCAAACCTTGGGGGCGAAGTTACACAGTTTATAAATGTACTGTATGGGAATATTTCTCTTAAACCGGGTATTCGTATAACCGGTACTGATTGGACTGAGCTATCAGATCTTCTTAATGGACCGGCTGTAGGGATGAAAGAAGTGCGTAGCCGGTACCAGCTTTCAGATCGCCCATTAAGTGCAACGGCTTTAAAACCTGTTGGGAGTACTTCTGCCGAGCTCGCCGATTATTGTTACCAATTTGCTTGTGGGGGTATCGATATTATCAAAGATGATCATGGCCTTGCGAATCAGGTAAATGCTCCTTTTTTAGAAAGACTAAATGCCTGTGTGAAAGCAGTTGATAAAGCTGCAGAAAAGACCGGGGATCGTTCATACTATTATCCCAACATTACCGCTACACCTGAACGGACTGTGGAGCGGTATAGAAAGGCAGCAGAGGCTGGGGCAGATGGAGTACTGCTTTGTCCTCATATCAGTGGGCTGCCAACGATGCACTTGTTAGCTCAGATGGAGATCAATTTGCCAATAATTGCTCATCCGGCTTTTTCGGGACAGCTTACTACACACAAGACCAAGGGTTTTACTCCAAGCTATTTATATGGGCAATTATGGCGGGCTTTTGGGGCAGATTATGTGATCTATCCCAATAAAGGAGGGCGGTTCACACTGGATACTGATGAATGCCAATCTATCAACCGGGCAGCACGAACGGTGGATTTGCCATTTAAAACCTCATTTCCAATGCCCGGTGGTGGCATAAAGCTTTCAAATGTGGATCATTGGATTGCAGAGTATGGGCTAGATACCACATTTTTGATCGGTAGCAGTTTATATGAACATCCTGAAGGAATTAAGCAAGCAGTACAAAAGCTGCGTGCTAAACTTATGACGAGTTGA